DNA from Bacteroides zoogleoformans:
ATACCTTCATTGGGTTGCAGGCGCAGAATCAACTTATTGGCCCGAGGGCAATTTCCTCCCGCGCAACGGAACATCCGGTGAGGTGTCTCGCGGAAGTGGACGACGATTTCCGTCACTTTCGTCGGCATCTGCTTTCCGGTGCGGATGTAGAATGGCACGCCGCTCCACCGCCAGTTGTTGATGCCTATTTTCATGGCGATAAAAGTTTCCGTGCGCGAATCGTTCGCCACGCCCTTCTCTTCGCGATAGCCGGCCTTGGAGCCGGAAGCGGTATATTGCCCGCGAACGATGTGTTCCTCCAAATCCTCGTCCGTCAGCGGTGCAAGCGATTCATACACCTTCACCACTTCGTTGCGGAAGTTATCGGCATTGAACACGGCGGGCGGTTCCATGGCCGTGAGCGCCACCAGCTGAACCAGATGGTTCTGCACCATGTCGCGCAACGCACCGGTGTCTTCATAAAAGCCTCCCCGACTTTCGATGCCCAGATTCTCCACGGCGGTGATTTCCACGTAATCAATGTAATTGCGGTTCCACAGCGGCTCGAAGATGCCGTTGGCAAAGCGGAAAGCAAGAATGTTTTGCGCGGTTTCCTTACCCAGAAAGTGGTCGATGCGGTAAATCTGATGTTCCTGAAATACGGAAGCATACACTTCGTTCAGCCGGCGTGCGGAATCCAAGTCATATCCGAAGGGCTTCTCCACGATGATGCGCGTGCGGGGACGATTCAGGCCGGCCGCTTTCAGGTGCAGGGGGATGACGCCGTACAACGAAGGAGGCGTGGCCAGATAAAACAGAAGATTGTCCGGCTGCTCCTCACCCGAGATTGCCTTCAAGCGTTCGCTCAGCAGATCATATTCCCCGGCTTCGGCAGGGTTCAGCGTCTGATAGGACAGATGGCTGCAAAAACCGGTCATCTCTTGCTCCGCCTGTTCTCCCGCAGGAACAAACCTGTGCAGTTCGTTCAGGATGTGCTCCCGATAATGGTCGTCCGTATAGTTTGTACGCCCGATGCCCAAAATGGAGAACCCGTCGGGCAGGCGTCCGCTTCTATATAAGGTATAAAGCGCCGGCATCAACTTGCGCTTTGTCAAGTCGCCCGATGCGCCGAAGATTATCATTATAAATTTACTCATGGTTCTGCTCTTTTTTGTTATGCGCCATAGGTTCCCGATCTCGTGTCTCCTCCCCTACCCGTCCAGTTCTCATGGAAGAAGCGGCCGCGCGGCTCGTCTGTCCGCTCGAAGGTATGGGCGCCGAAGTAGTCGCGTTGCGCCTGAACCATATTGGCAGGCAAAGCGGCCGATGTCAATGAATAGAAATAATTCAAGGCAGACGAAAAAGCCGGTACCGGCAGTTCTTCGCCGATGGCCTTTACCACCAACCGCTTCCAGCCGGAGAGCAACTTGTCCATTTCATTCTTGAAGTAAGGCGCCAGCAGCAAGTGTCCGGGCTTATCCGCCGTCTCGAAGGCGGCGGCTATGTCGTTCAGGAAAGCACTGCGTATGATGCACCCTCCGCGCCACATGCGGGCCACGGATGCCAAATCGAGCTTCCAGCCGAAAGTGTCGGAAGCGCTTTGCAGCACGGCAAACCCTTGTGCGTATGACACTAACTTCGAGGCGTAGAGTGCGGCATAAAGTTCTTCCGTCAACTCCTCTTTATCGTACATTGCCGTCAAGCCTTCGCGGGCATATTGCGCAGCTGCCTTCTCGCGCAGACTTTTCGTGGCCGACAGGCTGCGCTCGAACACAGCCGTGGCAATCAGTCCCAAGGGCATGCCCAGCTCCATGGCGTTGACCACAGACCATTTGCCCGTGCCTTTCTGTCCCGCCGCATCCAGAATCTTATCCACCAGATACCCGCCCGACTGGTCTTTATGAGCCAGAATCGCAGCGGTGATTTCGATGAG
Protein-coding regions in this window:
- the zwf gene encoding glucose-6-phosphate dehydrogenase translates to MSKFIMIIFGASGDLTKRKLMPALYTLYRSGRLPDGFSILGIGRTNYTDDHYREHILNELHRFVPAGEQAEQEMTGFCSHLSYQTLNPAEAGEYDLLSERLKAISGEEQPDNLLFYLATPPSLYGVIPLHLKAAGLNRPRTRIIVEKPFGYDLDSARRLNEVYASVFQEHQIYRIDHFLGKETAQNILAFRFANGIFEPLWNRNYIDYVEITAVENLGIESRGGFYEDTGALRDMVQNHLVQLVALTAMEPPAVFNADNFRNEVVKVYESLAPLTDEDLEEHIVRGQYTASGSKAGYREEKGVANDSRTETFIAMKIGINNWRWSGVPFYIRTGKQMPTKVTEIVVHFRETPHRMFRCAGGNCPRANKLILRLQPNEGIVLKFGMKTPGPGFDVKQVMMDFSYDKLGGLPVGDAYARLIEDCIAGDATLFTRSDAVEASWRFFDPVLRYWKEHADAPLYGYPVGTWGPLESEAMMREHGAEWTNPCKNLTNTDEYCEL
- the gnd gene encoding decarboxylating NADP(+)-dependent phosphogluconate dehydrogenase gives rise to the protein MEHLKKSDIGLIGLAVMGENLALNMESKGWDVSVYNRTVPGVEEAVVERFMSGRAKGKNIRGYTDIADFTASIATPRKIMMMVRAGSAVDELMEQLFPYLSAGDILIDGGNSNYEDTNRRVLLAEEKGFRFVGAGVSGGEEGALNGASIMPGGSESAWAEVKPVLQSIAAKAPDGTPCCDWVGPAGSGHFVKMIHNGIEYGDMQLIAEAYWVMKKLLDLPNEEMAKVFAGWSEGGLRSYLIEITAAILAHKDQSGGYLVDKILDAAGQKGTGKWSVVNAMELGMPLGLIATAVFERSLSATKSLREKAAAQYAREGLTAMYDKEELTEELYAALYASKLVSYAQGFAVLQSASDTFGWKLDLASVARMWRGGCIIRSAFLNDIAAAFETADKPGHLLLAPYFKNEMDKLLSGWKRLVVKAIGEELPVPAFSSALNYFYSLTSAALPANMVQAQRDYFGAHTFERTDEPRGRFFHENWTGRGGDTRSGTYGA